Proteins from a genomic interval of Clostridium sp. AN503:
- a CDS encoding DegV family protein, protein MSYKIIGDSCLDLTDMMKKDPRFQMIPLTLQVDDHMVIDDETFDQKAFLALVKASPNCPKTACPSPEAFKEAFECEAQDIYVITLSSHLSGTYNSAVVGKNLYEEEHGADDKNILIIDSESASSGELNLALNIRDMYDAGMEFAEISARILEIRDRQKTYFVIDSLEPLRKNGRLTGLQAFFATALNIKPVMGADHGVIIKLDQARGIGKAFARMSEIAVREAEDPSKRRVVIAHCNCPDRAEQVKAELEKRGTFREVVVTETAGVATVYAGDGGIILGVV, encoded by the coding sequence ATGAGCTATAAGATCATTGGTGATAGCTGCCTGGATTTAACTGATATGATGAAAAAGGACCCGCGGTTTCAGATGATTCCTCTGACACTGCAGGTGGATGACCATATGGTGATCGATGACGAGACCTTTGACCAGAAGGCGTTTCTGGCGCTGGTGAAGGCGAGTCCTAACTGCCCGAAGACGGCGTGTCCGTCACCGGAGGCGTTCAAGGAGGCTTTTGAGTGTGAGGCGCAGGATATCTATGTGATCACTCTGTCCAGCCATTTGAGCGGTACTTATAACAGTGCGGTGGTCGGGAAGAATCTGTATGAGGAGGAGCACGGGGCGGATGATAAGAATATCCTGATCATCGACTCGGAGTCTGCATCTTCAGGGGAATTGAATCTTGCGTTGAATATCCGGGATATGTATGATGCCGGGATGGAGTTTGCGGAGATCTCCGCCAGGATCCTGGAGATCCGGGACAGGCAGAAGACTTATTTTGTGATCGATTCTCTGGAACCGCTGCGCAAGAATGGAAGGCTGACCGGCCTGCAGGCATTTTTTGCGACAGCACTCAATATTAAGCCGGTGATGGGCGCGGACCATGGGGTGATCATCAAGCTCGACCAGGCCAGGGGCATCGGTAAAGCCTTTGCGCGGATGAGTGAGATCGCAGTGCGTGAGGCGGAGGATCCGTCGAAGCGGCGTGTTGTGATCGCTCACTGCAACTGTCCGGACCGGGCGGAGCAGGTGAAGGCGGAGCTTGAGAAGCGCGGCACATTCCGGGAGGTCGTGGTTACTGAGACCGCAGGTGTGGCGACGGTCTATGCCGGGGACGGCGGGATCATTCTGGGCGTGGTTTAG
- a CDS encoding CapA family protein: MDRRERIDWFMRKGRRRGHRNSMVFGVCMIILASTVLTGCQAHKYDRIELETSVQEEIHINIEDGSGDEDAGIVIDQEPVGKESSSQDIIGKAPSGQENVDGDVPGQDAARSGNQDAATLLFGGDVLLSSHVLNAYQSAGGIHGVLDEGYRKVIRDAGFFMVNEEFPFSSRGVQAEDKEYTFRLEPERVSMFQEMGIDAVTLANNHALDFGQEALLDSVAVLDGAGILHTGAGANLTEARKPVEIVIDGQRIAVIGATRVIPESSWAAGKNHPGMLSSYDATELLKEIRAQKDEGKLVIVYVHWGIERDENPQEYQRTLGQQYIDAGADLVIGSHPHVLQGIEYYKGKPIVYSLGNFVFGSSIPKTMLLEVKLPEEDAPLRLRLIPGTSGAGYTRMLNDAGKIQEFYQYIESISFGISIGADGTVIPQNQ, translated from the coding sequence ATGGATAGGCGGGAAAGGATTGATTGGTTCATGAGGAAGGGCAGAAGACGGGGGCATAGGAACAGCATGGTTTTTGGCGTATGCATGATAATATTGGCATCGACCGTGCTGACTGGCTGTCAGGCGCATAAATATGACCGGATTGAACTGGAAACCTCAGTTCAGGAGGAGATACACATCAATATAGAAGACGGTTCTGGGGATGAGGACGCCGGAATTGTGATTGATCAGGAACCGGTTGGTAAGGAATCCAGCAGCCAGGATATCATCGGTAAGGCTCCCTCTGGTCAGGAAAACGTTGACGGCGATGTGCCGGGCCAGGATGCAGCCCGCAGTGGGAATCAGGATGCTGCGACACTCCTTTTTGGCGGTGACGTACTGTTGTCCAGCCATGTTTTAAACGCCTATCAGAGTGCCGGAGGAATCCACGGTGTACTGGATGAAGGTTACCGGAAGGTGATCCGGGACGCAGGCTTTTTCATGGTAAATGAGGAGTTTCCATTCAGCAGCCGGGGCGTGCAGGCGGAGGATAAAGAATACACCTTCCGGCTGGAGCCGGAGCGAGTTTCCATGTTTCAGGAGATGGGGATCGATGCGGTGACACTGGCCAATAACCATGCGCTGGATTTTGGACAGGAAGCGCTTTTGGATTCGGTTGCTGTGTTGGATGGAGCAGGGATCCTGCATACCGGGGCGGGAGCCAATCTTACGGAAGCGAGAAAGCCGGTGGAGATTGTGATTGACGGACAGAGGATCGCAGTGATCGGCGCTACGCGGGTCATACCGGAATCGTCCTGGGCGGCAGGGAAGAACCATCCGGGGATGCTGTCCTCCTATGACGCCACAGAGCTTCTTAAAGAGATCCGGGCGCAAAAGGATGAGGGAAAGCTTGTGATCGTGTATGTGCACTGGGGAATCGAGCGGGATGAAAACCCCCAGGAGTACCAGCGGACTCTGGGGCAGCAGTACATTGATGCAGGCGCGGATCTGGTCATCGGTTCCCATCCCCATGTGCTTCAGGGCATTGAATATTATAAAGGGAAACCGATCGTCTACAGTTTAGGGAATTTTGTGTTTGGCAGCTCCATACCAAAGACTATGCTGCTGGAAGTAAAGCTGCCGGAAGAGGACGCCCCACTGCGCCTTCGTCTGATCCCCGGAACCTCCGGCGCGGGCTATACCAGGATGCTCAATGACGCTGGAAAGATTCAGGAATTTTATCAATATATAGAAAGTATTTCTTTTGGCATCAGCATTGGGGCCGATGGGACGGTGATCCCGCAGAATCAGTAG
- a CDS encoding TIGR01212 family radical SAM protein (This family includes YhcC from E. coli K-12, an uncharacterized radical SAM protein.), which translates to MGTSDIITEWGGRPWHSLDFEMKKRFGAKVYKIALDGGMTCPNRDGRLGTRGCVFCSEGGSGDFAAPFFSGLQLAQCVDRQIDLAAGRVSNKLGDRPGAYIAYFQSYTNTYAPVSYLRELFTAAISRPEVRVLSIATRPDCLPDEVLDLCAELNAIKPVWLELGLQTIHEDTAVLIRRGYGLECFEDALFRLRKRGLETIVHVILGLPGEDRERMLKTVSWLSGQDIQGIKLQLLHVLKGTDLAELYARSPFPVMSMEEYIDLVLDCIALLPPDLVVHRITGDGPKSLLLAPLWSANKRLVLNTLTRRFKERGIFQGCGIC; encoded by the coding sequence ATGGGGACATCTGATATTATAACTGAATGGGGTGGACGGCCCTGGCATTCTTTGGATTTTGAGATGAAAAAACGGTTTGGTGCGAAGGTTTATAAGATCGCGCTGGATGGAGGAATGACTTGTCCGAACCGGGATGGGAGACTGGGGACGCGGGGATGTGTGTTTTGCAGTGAGGGCGGTTCCGGGGATTTTGCGGCGCCATTTTTCTCTGGCTTGCAGCTGGCGCAGTGTGTGGACAGGCAGATCGACCTGGCTGCCGGGCGGGTCAGCAACAAGCTGGGGGACCGGCCTGGCGCTTATATTGCGTATTTTCAGTCTTATACCAATACTTATGCACCTGTATCTTATCTTCGTGAGCTTTTTACTGCGGCTATAAGCCGCCCGGAGGTGAGGGTCCTGTCCATCGCTACCCGGCCGGACTGCCTTCCGGATGAAGTGCTTGACCTGTGCGCGGAGTTAAATGCCATTAAACCAGTTTGGCTTGAGTTGGGACTGCAGACTATTCATGAGGACACGGCTGTACTGATCCGGCGGGGATATGGACTGGAGTGTTTTGAGGACGCTCTTTTTCGCCTCCGCAAGCGGGGACTGGAAACAATCGTCCACGTGATCCTGGGGCTTCCGGGTGAAGACCGGGAGCGGATGTTAAAGACCGTATCCTGGCTGTCCGGTCAGGACATCCAGGGGATCAAGCTTCAGCTTCTTCATGTCTTAAAGGGCACGGATCTGGCGGAGCTGTATGCCAGATCCCCATTTCCGGTCATGTCTATGGAGGAGTATATCGATCTGGTCCTGGACTGCATCGCCCTGCTGCCCCCTGACCTGGTGGTCCACCGGATTACCGGGGACGGGCCTAAGAGCCTGCTCCTGGCTCCTTTATGGAGCGCAAATAAGCGCCTGGTCCTTAACACACTGACCAGACGCTTCAAAGAACGTGGTATCTTTCAGGGCTGCGGCATTTGCTGA
- a CDS encoding galactokinase family protein has translation MKAVETLQLLKSGQADALMGQLYGSDKAGENKERYCDLVAKFKDTFGDEDILMFSSPGRTEISGNHTDHNHGKVLAGSINLDCVGIAAKNNSSKVNIVSETFNQKFSIDLNKLEPSEKKAGTIDLVKGLLKGFTESGYEIGGFDAYITSNVISSAGVSSSASFEMLLCSMINKFFNEGRMDTVAYAHIGKYSENVYWDKASGLLDQMACAVGGLITIDFLEPTAPVVEKIDFDFASQNHSLIIVQTGKGHADLSADYSSVPNEMKKVAEYFGREVCAEITEKQVIDNLKEVRAYAGDRSVMRALHFFEENKRVEAEVAALKEGRFQDFLNNITASGNSSWKWLQNCYTNSSYQEQGISVALALTELFIAEKQKGACRIHGGGFAGVIMAMLPNELVDEYVSYIEKALGEGSAYRMSIRPYGAICVNDQI, from the coding sequence ATGAAAGCAGTTGAGACATTGCAGTTACTGAAGTCAGGGCAGGCAGATGCGCTTATGGGGCAGTTGTACGGATCAGACAAGGCCGGCGAGAATAAGGAGCGTTACTGTGACCTGGTCGCCAAGTTTAAGGATACCTTTGGAGATGAGGATATCCTGATGTTCAGTTCACCGGGCCGGACCGAGATCAGCGGGAACCATACGGACCACAACCACGGCAAGGTACTGGCCGGCAGCATCAATCTGGACTGCGTAGGGATCGCGGCAAAGAACAATTCTTCCAAAGTGAACATTGTCAGCGAGACATTTAACCAGAAGTTCAGCATTGATTTAAATAAGCTGGAGCCCAGCGAGAAGAAGGCGGGGACGATCGATCTGGTGAAGGGGCTTCTGAAAGGATTTACGGAGTCCGGCTATGAGATCGGCGGATTTGACGCCTATATCACCAGCAACGTGATCAGCTCCGCAGGCGTAAGCTCTTCCGCGTCCTTTGAGATGCTTCTATGCTCCATGATCAACAAGTTCTTTAATGAGGGACGCATGGATACGGTAGCCTACGCCCACATTGGGAAATATTCCGAAAACGTGTACTGGGACAAGGCGTCCGGGCTTTTAGACCAGATGGCCTGCGCGGTGGGCGGCCTGATCACCATCGACTTTTTGGAGCCGACCGCTCCGGTGGTGGAGAAGATCGATTTTGATTTTGCTTCCCAGAACCATAGCCTGATCATTGTTCAGACAGGAAAAGGCCACGCAGATCTGAGCGCTGACTATTCCTCTGTGCCCAATGAGATGAAGAAGGTGGCGGAGTACTTTGGCAGGGAAGTGTGTGCGGAGATTACCGAGAAGCAGGTGATCGATAACTTAAAGGAAGTACGCGCCTATGCGGGCGACCGTTCCGTGATGCGCGCCCTGCATTTCTTTGAAGAGAACAAGCGGGTGGAGGCGGAGGTTGCAGCCCTGAAGGAAGGACGTTTCCAGGACTTTTTAAACAATATCACCGCGTCCGGCAACTCCTCCTGGAAATGGCTCCAGAACTGCTACACCAATTCCAGTTACCAGGAGCAGGGGATTTCCGTGGCCCTGGCCCTCACGGAGCTGTTCATCGCTGAGAAGCAGAAGGGGGCATGCCGGATCCATGGCGGCGGTTTTGCCGGCGTGATCATGGCGATGCTGCCCAATGAGCTGGTGGATGAGTACGTGTCTTACATAGAAAAGGCCCTGGGCGAAGGCAGTGCATACCGCATGAGCATCCGTCCTTATGGCGCGATCTGTGTGAATGATCAAATCTAA
- a CDS encoding metallophosphoesterase → MRQKKYLLVLLDVLMLLGCIGIVWLIGYLADPQDRRKSTPPDTAMEPGAGGGRATPSDAGLPDGLKPGETDQGHETGYGYETIPGQAEAEERERQRQAWLDAERNRRIRQQRRWAGETNAAEGPAEPEEEPYVPPTIMLASDLHFMSKTTHDGGSAFWKMTAGDDGKVNQYSEEMTDALLETAIRNRPAALVLSGDITLNGERENHEQLARKLRRVQEAGVPVVVIPGNHDINNRNAATYFGDKREKAEYLETGEDFLEIYHEFGYDQSPNRDPNSLSYVYPVDASHWLLMLDTCQYENGSHVNGRLKQETLDWLKVHLEVAEENQIQVLPVAHHNLLSESRLYTTDCTLENHGQVVELLEQFETPLYISGHLHAQRIKKHKEEPGAPEDTYGITEIVLSPYSIAPNQYGELYWNTPEDMAFTTRQVDVAVFAAEDGSENMELLRFGEYAAEYLKQVITAQVMEKITLVPDDLKERMARLYAELYYDYCAGNRTSWDEVEATAGYRLWQRVDPDGRYTAEIGQMIEDTREDLHEWKTHKTGE, encoded by the coding sequence ATGAGACAGAAAAAATACTTACTTGTACTACTAGATGTTTTAATGCTTCTGGGCTGCATTGGGATCGTATGGCTGATAGGATATCTGGCAGACCCGCAGGACCGCCGCAAAAGTACGCCGCCGGACACTGCGATGGAGCCGGGGGCTGGAGGCGGCAGGGCGACGCCGTCTGATGCCGGGCTGCCCGATGGCTTAAAGCCGGGTGAGACGGATCAGGGCCATGAGACGGGCTATGGATACGAAACAATCCCGGGACAGGCGGAAGCAGAGGAAAGAGAACGACAGAGACAAGCATGGTTGGATGCAGAGAGGAACCGGAGGATCAGGCAGCAAAGACGCTGGGCCGGGGAGACGAACGCAGCGGAAGGACCGGCAGAGCCGGAGGAAGAGCCTTACGTTCCGCCTACCATCATGCTTGCCTCTGATTTGCATTTTATGAGCAAAACCACTCATGACGGGGGATCGGCTTTTTGGAAGATGACAGCCGGAGACGACGGCAAGGTGAACCAGTACAGCGAGGAAATGACGGATGCGCTGCTTGAAACCGCCATAAGGAACCGGCCAGCCGCCCTTGTGCTGAGCGGGGACATTACCTTAAACGGGGAGCGGGAAAATCATGAACAGCTTGCCCGGAAGCTGCGGCGGGTGCAGGAGGCCGGTGTGCCGGTTGTGGTCATCCCTGGGAATCACGATATCAATAACAGGAATGCGGCAACCTATTTCGGCGATAAAAGGGAAAAGGCAGAGTATCTGGAGACCGGTGAGGATTTTCTTGAGATCTACCACGAGTTCGGTTACGACCAGTCCCCCAACCGGGATCCTAATTCCTTAAGCTATGTGTACCCGGTGGATGCGTCCCACTGGCTATTGATGCTTGACACCTGCCAATACGAAAACGGCAGCCATGTAAACGGCAGGCTGAAACAGGAGACCTTAGACTGGCTGAAGGTACATCTTGAGGTGGCAGAGGAGAACCAGATCCAGGTGCTCCCGGTGGCTCATCACAACCTGTTGTCAGAGAGCCGCCTGTACACCACGGACTGTACCCTGGAAAATCACGGTCAGGTGGTGGAGCTTTTAGAGCAGTTTGAAACGCCGCTCTATATCAGCGGCCATCTCCACGCGCAGCGCATCAAGAAGCATAAAGAGGAGCCGGGAGCGCCTGAGGATACCTATGGGATCACGGAGATCGTGCTCAGCCCCTATTCCATTGCGCCCAACCAGTACGGCGAGCTGTACTGGAATACGCCGGAGGATATGGCGTTTACCACAAGACAGGTGGATGTGGCGGTTTTTGCTGCGGAAGATGGTTCTGAAAATATGGAGCTTTTAAGATTTGGGGAATATGCCGCAGAATATTTAAAGCAGGTGATCACGGCGCAGGTGATGGAGAAGATCACCCTGGTGCCGGATGATTTAAAAGAGCGGATGGCCCGTCTGTATGCGGAACTGTACTATGATTACTGCGCAGGCAACCGGACGTCCTGGGATGAAGTGGAGGCCACGGCCGGATACCGGCTGTGGCAGCGGGTGGACCCGGATGGGAGATATACCGCCGAGATCGGTCAGATGATCGAAGACACGCGGGAAGATCTGCATGAGTGGAAGACCCATAAGACAGGAGAGTGA
- a CDS encoding gamma-glutamyl-gamma-aminobutyrate hydrolase family protein: MGKTGGRPVIGLIPLYDEKKESYWMLPGYMTGLEAAGAVPVMLPLTQDEAVIGQLVEQFDGFLLTGGHDVDPALYGEMPTDRCGTLCARRDGMERLLFEKALGADKPVLGICRGIQFINAYLGGSLYQDLPSQYPSDVDHHMTPPYHLPAHEVFVEKTSPLYRLLGKETLEVNSYHHQAIKELAPGLQAMAFSRDGLVEAVWMPDRRFVAAVQWHPEFSYEVNEDSRRLFAAFADACR; the protein is encoded by the coding sequence ATGGGAAAAACAGGAGGGAGGCCAGTCATCGGCCTCATACCTCTCTACGATGAAAAGAAAGAGAGTTATTGGATGCTGCCCGGTTATATGACGGGCCTTGAGGCCGCGGGAGCGGTCCCGGTGATGCTGCCGCTTACGCAGGATGAAGCAGTCATAGGACAGCTGGTGGAACAGTTTGACGGTTTCCTTCTGACCGGAGGCCATGATGTGGATCCGGCCCTTTACGGGGAAATGCCAACGGACAGATGCGGGACGCTCTGCGCCCGGCGGGATGGGATGGAACGGCTACTGTTTGAAAAAGCGCTCGGGGCCGATAAACCGGTTTTGGGGATCTGCCGTGGAATCCAGTTTATCAATGCATATCTGGGCGGCTCCCTGTACCAGGATCTGCCGTCCCAGTATCCGAGCGATGTGGACCATCACATGACGCCGCCTTATCACCTGCCGGCCCACGAGGTTTTTGTAGAAAAGACCTCCCCGCTGTACCGGCTTTTGGGGAAAGAGACACTGGAAGTAAACAGCTATCATCACCAGGCCATCAAAGAGCTGGCTCCGGGGCTGCAGGCGATGGCCTTTTCCCGGGATGGCCTGGTGGAGGCCGTATGGATGCCGGACAGACGGTTTGTGGCGGCGGTCCAGTGGCATCCGGAATTTTCTTATGAAGTGAATGAAGACAGCCGCAGACTGTTTGCGGCCTTTGCAGATGCCTGTCGCTAG
- a CDS encoding glycogen/starch/alpha-glucan phosphorylase — translation MNLSEKIAAACGKPIAQSSERELYEALLTLVQEEAAKRETNDGKKKVYYISAEFLIGKLLSNNLINLGWYDEVRRVLAENGKDLCKVEEVEPEPSLGNGGLGRLAACFLDSMASLGLNGDGIGLNYHFGLFKQGFSKELQQETPNPWIEPKSWLIKREVSYPVSFGGLTVHSRLYDIAVTGYQNRTNLLHLFDIESIDETMVKDGISFDKTEIARNLTLFLYPDDSDEAGRKLRIYQQYFMVSNGARYILDECVKKGCTLHDLPDYAVIQINDTHPSMVIPELIRLLTERGIDFDEAVEIVKKTCAYTNHTILAEALEKWPIAYLKEVVPQLVPIIEILDDRIRRKFADGEVAVIDSNDLVHMAHMDIHYGFSVNGVAYLHTEILKKSELKKFYDLYPEKFNNKTNGITFRRWLLHCNHPLADFITEKIGNGYKKDASQLKKLEAFDDKVTLERLLAIKQQNKTALKQYLKEYQGVDIDETSIYDIQVKRLHEYKRQQMNALYVIHKYLEIKSGKAPTTPITVIFGAKAAPAYVIAKDIIHLILCLQKLVNSDPEVSPYLKVVMVENYNVTMAEKLIPACDISEQISLASKEASGTGNMKFMLNGAVTLGTMDGANVEIAQLVGEDNIYIFGESSETVIEHYEKADYVSKEYYEEDEDIKAAVDFIVGDELLSIGQEENLERLYKELLNKDWFMTLLDFKSYVKAREQAYKDYEDREAWAKKMLVNISQAGFFSSDRTIAEYNRDIWKLEK, via the coding sequence ATGAATCTATCTGAAAAGATTGCTGCAGCATGTGGGAAGCCGATTGCACAGAGCTCGGAGCGGGAGCTTTACGAGGCGCTTCTGACTTTGGTGCAGGAGGAGGCAGCGAAGCGTGAGACGAACGATGGGAAAAAGAAGGTTTACTATATTTCGGCGGAGTTTTTGATCGGAAAGCTTCTGTCCAACAACTTGATCAACCTGGGCTGGTATGATGAAGTGCGCCGGGTCCTTGCGGAAAATGGAAAGGACCTCTGCAAGGTAGAGGAAGTGGAGCCGGAGCCGTCCCTGGGAAATGGCGGCCTGGGCCGTCTGGCTGCCTGTTTCCTGGACTCTATGGCAAGCCTGGGCTTAAATGGCGACGGGATCGGCCTGAACTATCATTTCGGGCTGTTCAAGCAGGGATTTTCAAAGGAGCTTCAGCAGGAGACGCCCAATCCATGGATCGAGCCGAAGAGCTGGCTGATAAAACGGGAAGTCAGCTATCCCGTATCCTTTGGCGGTCTGACTGTGCATTCCAGGCTCTACGACATTGCGGTGACCGGATACCAGAACCGGACCAATCTGCTGCATCTGTTTGACATTGAGAGCATAGACGAGACCATGGTCAAGGATGGGATCAGCTTTGACAAGACGGAGATCGCCAGGAACCTGACCCTGTTCCTGTATCCGGATGACAGCGACGAGGCGGGGCGGAAGCTGCGCATCTATCAGCAGTATTTTATGGTCAGCAACGGCGCGCGGTATATCCTGGATGAGTGCGTGAAAAAAGGCTGCACTCTCCATGACCTGCCGGATTACGCGGTGATCCAGATCAACGACACCCATCCGTCCATGGTCATCCCGGAGCTGATCCGGCTTTTGACCGAGCGGGGGATCGACTTTGATGAAGCTGTGGAGATCGTTAAAAAGACCTGCGCTTACACCAACCATACGATCCTGGCGGAGGCCCTGGAGAAATGGCCCATCGCCTATTTAAAAGAGGTGGTGCCGCAGCTTGTGCCGATCATCGAGATCCTGGACGACCGCATCCGCAGGAAATTTGCCGACGGGGAAGTGGCGGTCATCGACTCCAATGACCTGGTGCACATGGCCCACATGGATATCCATTACGGCTTCAGCGTCAACGGCGTGGCTTACCTGCATACAGAGATCTTGAAAAAGAGCGAACTGAAGAAATTTTACGATCTCTATCCGGAGAAGTTCAACAACAAGACCAACGGCATCACCTTCCGGCGCTGGCTTCTGCACTGCAACCATCCGCTGGCGGATTTCATTACGGAAAAGATTGGTAATGGTTACAAAAAAGATGCTTCACAGCTGAAGAAGCTGGAGGCGTTTGATGATAAAGTGACTCTTGAGCGGCTGCTTGCGATCAAGCAGCAGAACAAGACGGCGCTTAAGCAGTATCTGAAAGAGTACCAGGGGGTCGATATTGATGAGACTTCCATCTATGATATCCAGGTGAAGCGGCTGCATGAGTACAAGCGGCAGCAGATGAATGCCCTGTATGTGATCCACAAATATCTGGAGATCAAGAGCGGTAAGGCGCCGACCACGCCGATCACGGTGATCTTCGGCGCGAAGGCGGCCCCGGCTTATGTGATTGCCAAGGACATTATCCATCTGATCCTTTGCCTGCAGAAGCTGGTGAACAGTGATCCGGAGGTAAGCCCTTATTTAAAAGTGGTTATGGTGGAGAACTACAACGTGACCATGGCGGAGAAGCTGATCCCGGCCTGCGATATTTCCGAGCAGATATCCCTGGCCTCCAAGGAAGCCAGCGGCACCGGCAACATGAAGTTTATGTTAAACGGCGCGGTGACCTTAGGTACCATGGACGGCGCTAATGTGGAGATTGCCCAGCTGGTGGGCGAGGATAATATCTACATCTTCGGCGAGTCCAGCGAGACCGTTATCGAGCATTATGAAAAGGCCGATTATGTGTCCAAAGAGTACTATGAGGAAGACGAGGACATCAAGGCGGCGGTGGACTTCATCGTGGGCGATGAGCTGCTCTCAATCGGCCAGGAGGAGAATCTGGAGCGGCTTTACAAGGAACTGCTTAACAAGGACTGGTTCATGACCCTGCTTGATTTTAAGAGCTATGTGAAGGCCAGGGAGCAGGCGTACAAGGACTACGAGGACCGGGAAGCCTGGGCGAAAAAGATGCTTGTGAATATCAGCCAGGCGGGCTTTTTCTCCTCCGACCGGACGATTGCCGAGTATAACCGGGATATCTGGAAGCTGGAGAAGTAG
- a CDS encoding permease prefix domain 1-containing protein: MDKHLDENNMSHFLDQVTEQISYKPLRPSIRQELEDHLEDRIQDYEECGILHHDAERKALDDMGDAVMIGTELNAAHQLRKAPALAVAYLLLLLTGFAAAAYMQWSPEQNANGYLYYLPGMALLLFTSLAGFPLFVRHWKKLAALTALLYLTLIVLSLYLSIGRNIPPAVFSLTGLAYFATLSLGPVVAISIYRNSHHLKLALLTVICFIIGWVVLTRSMYFANNTATAILLLTAFGTVCFMIYRGILPGRKLWLYGGSLICLTVLGSSIWAFPSGRYDIQAFLTPQSAIQDTWDDAYNGVLIQELLERTPLTHGLELTPEEMLDYGRGSWYFTKKDSNLWRYDFFQFYDETNITLWNILPQHYHNNYLIAVCIFLFGWLPGLAMVGGLLLFYWLLFSCIRKIHGKLASSVAFSCGLCLLWQAIFYVLGNFGYQFSRFPNLPLVSEGRLSILFNMLLLGLVFSAYRFDCVVEEPENFKASSAG, encoded by the coding sequence TTGGATAAGCATTTAGACGAAAACAATATGTCACATTTTCTGGACCAGGTGACAGAACAGATTTCCTACAAACCGCTGCGCCCCTCCATCCGTCAGGAGTTAGAGGACCATTTAGAAGATCGGATCCAGGATTACGAGGAGTGTGGGATTTTACATCATGACGCGGAGCGGAAGGCCCTTGATGATATGGGAGACGCCGTTATGATCGGAACAGAGTTAAACGCGGCCCATCAGCTTCGGAAGGCTCCGGCGCTGGCAGTGGCCTACCTCCTGCTGCTCCTGACCGGGTTTGCCGCTGCTGCCTATATGCAGTGGTCGCCGGAACAGAACGCCAACGGGTATCTTTACTACCTGCCGGGCATGGCCCTGTTACTCTTTACCAGCCTAGCCGGTTTTCCGCTGTTTGTCCGTCACTGGAAAAAGCTGGCGGCGCTTACCGCGCTTTTGTACCTGACCCTGATCGTCTTATCCCTGTATCTGTCAATTGGCAGGAACATTCCCCCGGCTGTTTTCAGTCTGACCGGACTGGCCTACTTTGCCACCCTGAGTCTGGGGCCTGTAGTTGCTATATCCATCTACAGGAACAGCCATCATTTAAAACTGGCATTGCTGACTGTCATATGTTTCATAATCGGTTGGGTCGTCCTGACCCGGAGCATGTATTTTGCTAACAATACCGCCACCGCCATCCTGCTCCTGACAGCATTTGGCACCGTCTGCTTTATGATCTACAGAGGGATCCTTCCTGGGAGAAAGCTGTGGCTCTACGGTGGCTCCCTGATCTGCTTAACGGTTCTGGGCAGCTCGATCTGGGCTTTCCCGTCCGGCAGATACGATATCCAGGCATTTCTCACGCCCCAGTCCGCAATCCAGGACACCTGGGACGATGCCTACAATGGGGTTCTGATCCAGGAGCTGCTGGAACGGACGCCTCTGACCCATGGCCTCGAACTGACACCGGAGGAAATGCTTGATTATGGACGCGGCTCCTGGTATTTCACTAAGAAAGATTCCAACCTCTGGCGTTACGATTTTTTTCAGTTTTATGATGAAACGAATATAACCCTGTGGAATATCCTCCCTCAGCACTATCACAACAACTACCTGATCGCCGTGTGCATTTTCCTGTTCGGCTGGCTGCCGGGACTGGCGATGGTAGGGGGACTCCTGCTGTTTTACTGGCTTTTATTTTCCTGTATCAGAAAGATCCACGGAAAACTGGCATCCTCCGTTGCCTTTAGCTGCGGCCTGTGCCTGCTCTGGCAAGCCATATTCTACGTGCTCGGCAATTTCGGTTATCAGTTTTCCAGGTTTCCCAACCTGCCGCTGGTCTCCGAAGGGCGATTAAGCATCCTCTTTAATATGCTGCTTTTGGGCCTGGTATTTTCCGCATACCGGTTCGACTGCGTCGTGGAAGAGCCGGAGAACTTTAAAGCATCTTCCGCCGGATAA
- a CDS encoding helix-turn-helix transcriptional regulator has protein sequence MDKRYMALGTSMLVLKLLEQEPMYGYQIIRELEQRSQNVFRLKEGTLYPILHTLEQQGAVTCFQKAAESGRIRKYYSITANGKKLLAEKSEEWDVYQSAVNQVLGGVLFG, from the coding sequence ATGGACAAACGTTATATGGCGCTTGGCACATCCATGCTGGTGCTGAAGCTTCTGGAACAGGAACCCATGTACGGCTATCAGATCATTAGAGAGCTGGAACAGAGAAGTCAAAATGTATTCCGGCTTAAAGAGGGCACGCTCTATCCGATCCTTCACACCTTAGAACAGCAGGGTGCGGTGACCTGTTTCCAGAAGGCCGCTGAAAGCGGGCGCATCCGCAAGTATTATTCGATCACTGCAAACGGGAAAAAGCTGTTGGCGGAAAAATCCGAAGAGTGGGACGTGTATCAATCCGCAGTCAACCAGGTGTTGGGAGGTGTGTTGTTTGGATAA